The following coding sequences lie in one Candidatus Cloacimonadota bacterium genomic window:
- a CDS encoding T9SS type A sorting domain-containing protein produces MNSRNRLSRKWIGRLCLIALITGSIIVLSAQEFAGGSGTETDPWQIERAEHLNNVRNYLGEEHSDKYFMQTADIDLGIPPWNEGEGWVPIGWYFNWDDREAFYGQYDGNGHIIYGLFIDRADTHGQGLFGFINNAAISNLGLIDLEVTGRDFVGGLVGRTNESSISNCFSEGVVSSSRDHVGGLVGWNYWTTLSGCHSSGIVIGQGEDVGGLVGMNYHYSEISNCYSDAEVYGYGAGSHSGGLVGHNKYISVITGSYSLGDVYGLGAGARAGGLLGINTSTLINSYSRGNVSGAYFVGGLVGLNISQATIVNSYSTGSVSAYTNFGGLVGENSYATVVNSYWDMETSGQNTSAGGSGAMGRTTEEMTFPYAVHTFVEWDFENTWAADIDYSINAGYPYLRDFDDPVSVEDDLLALEKPIPLTNYPNPFNPETTIKYSLSENVDRLSIKIYNSRGQLVRTLVNAPHLQGEYEILWDGKNDNGTPVASGIYFYRLTTPDHEKVNKMLLLK; encoded by the coding sequence ATGAACTCAAGAAATAGACTGAGTAGAAAATGGATCGGGCGATTATGTCTAATTGCTCTGATAACAGGATCAATTATTGTTTTGTCAGCCCAGGAATTTGCCGGTGGTTCAGGTACAGAAACAGATCCATGGCAGATTGAAAGAGCCGAGCATCTGAATAATGTTCGCAATTATTTGGGTGAAGAGCACAGCGACAAGTATTTTATGCAGACTGCCGACATCGATTTGGGAATACCTCCCTGGAATGAAGGGGAAGGATGGGTTCCTATCGGTTGGTATTTTAATTGGGATGATCGAGAAGCATTCTATGGTCAATACGATGGTAACGGACACATAATATATGGTCTGTTTATTGACCGGGCAGATACTCATGGTCAGGGTCTTTTTGGCTTTATTAACAATGCTGCCATATCTAATTTGGGTTTGATAGATCTCGAAGTAACCGGCAGAGATTTTGTCGGTGGATTAGTGGGTAGAACAAACGAATCTTCTATCAGTAATTGTTTCAGTGAAGGAGTTGTCAGTAGTTCGAGAGATCATGTAGGGGGTCTGGTCGGTTGGAATTATTGGACAACTCTGTCCGGTTGCCACTCCTCCGGTATTGTAATTGGTCAAGGAGAGGATGTAGGTGGGCTTGTCGGAATGAACTATCACTATAGTGAGATCAGCAACTGTTATAGTGATGCTGAAGTTTATGGTTATGGAGCAGGCAGTCACAGTGGTGGTTTAGTCGGTCATAACAAATATATATCTGTTATAACCGGTAGTTACAGCTTAGGAGATGTTTATGGTCTTGGTGCAGGTGCAAGAGCAGGAGGATTATTGGGAATCAACACCTCCACGCTGATCAATAGCTATAGCAGAGGGAATGTTTCAGGTGCCTATTTTGTCGGTGGTTTGGTGGGACTGAACATCAGTCAGGCAACGATAGTCAACAGTTATAGCACCGGCAGTGTTTCTGCTTACACCAATTTTGGCGGATTGGTTGGAGAAAACTCTTATGCTACAGTAGTTAACTCATATTGGGATATGGAGACAAGTGGTCAGAATACCTCAGCCGGTGGCTCCGGTGCGATGGGGAGAACTACCGAAGAGATGACCTTTCCCTATGCTGTCCATACATTTGTCGAATGGGATTTTGAGAATACTTGGGCAGCTGATATAGACTACAGCATCAATGCCGGTTATCCTTATCTCCGGGATTTCGACGACCCTGTCTCTGTTGAAGATGATCTCCTTGCTCTCGAGAAACCGATTCCCCTGACAAATTACCCCAACCCTTTCAATCCGGAAACAACCATAAAATACTCTCTCTCTGAAAATGTTGATAGATTGAGCATAAAGATCTACAACTCCCGTGGTCAGCTTGTCAGAACTCTTGTTAATGCCCCTCATCTTCAAGGTGAGTATGAGATACTTTGGGATGGCAAGAACGATAACGGAACACCTGTCGCTTCCGGCATCTACTTCTATAGATTGACCACGCCGGATCACGAAAAAGTGAACAAGATGTTATTATTGAAATAA